Proteins found in one Leguminivora glycinivorella isolate SPB_JAAS2020 chromosome 22, LegGlyc_1.1, whole genome shotgun sequence genomic segment:
- the LOC125238114 gene encoding zinc finger protein 260-like yields MEAEAVCLKTEPGEVCVKTEPGEVCVKTEPGEECLKTEPGEACAEEEREREDSARGVSAAAVRAGLYTGHEVKDELVLGPEEWHRPQVLPLPVCSDGGRAREQLAMTCSVVLERLRGDATAHGRDEPYGCEHCDRHFINTSALKKHMQSTHLSSGLKKFACDVCSSMFQTKFLVIEHVKSEHGVIKFICAECEYTTCSKKGLETHLKSHYKNERSGMTHQIIKEKPYACNQCDYKSLYSSELREHQRTHTEKLFMCSSCDYKCSAKSRLNRHQMVHTGYKPYKCSQCNYKSADSSALRSHERTHTDDKPFECNHCGYKCKDKSRLRQHQKVHTGEKPETKSKCSHCDYKCSNISLLRRHEVVHTREKRFHCDQCDYKCSLKNYLRAHMIIHTEAKPFKCSHCDYRSKHKGYLLVHQRQHEKMRNGEKPIECNQCDYKCYARSYLKRHQRIHTEEKPFKCSNCDYRCRRKAHLQLHQKIHNKENPYTCSHCDYKCSLSSRLRDHMKIHTDEKPFECNHCDYKCRRKAHLIQHLMTHTKAKPFKCSNCEYRCGLKYNLQIHQRVHTKEKPYSCSHCDYKCSHSSALREHVTTHTGEKPFECNHCGYKCNRKSVLIKHLITHTEAKPFKCSYCDYRCKQKDYLRVHERVHTKEKPYTCSHCDYKCSDSSSISRHRKRCKVRKAKPNQ; encoded by the exons ATGGAGGCAGAGGCGGTTTGTCTGAAGACGGAGCCTGGAGAGGTGTGTGTGAAGACGGAGCCCGGAGAGGTGTGTGTGAAGACGGAGCCCGGAGAGGAGTGTTTGAAGACGGAGCCCGGAGAGGCGTGTGCGGAGGAGGAGCGGGAGCGCGAGGACAGCGCGCGGGGAGTGAGCGCGGCGGCCGTGCGGGCCGGGCTGTACACCGGGCACGAGGTCAAGGACGAGCTCGTGCTGGGCCCCGAGGAGTGGCACCGCCCACAAGTGCTCCCACTACCAG TGTGTTCCGACGGCGGCCGCGCCCGGGAACAGCTCGCGATGACCTGTTCCGTGGTGCTCGAGCGCCTCCGCGGCGACGCGACTGCTCACGGTAGAGACGAACCATATGGCTGCGAACACTGTGACAGACATTTTATAAATACATCCGCTTTAAAGAAACACATGCAGAGTACACACTTATCATCAGGACTTAAGAAATTTGCTTGTGATGTTTGCAGTTCTATGTTTCAAACCAAATTCCTTGTAATAGAGCACGTGAAAAGCGAACACGGTGTTATAAAGTTCATCTGCGCTGAATGTGAGTACACAACGTGCTCTAAGAAAGGTTTAGAGACTCATCTAAAGAGCCATTACAAGAACGAACGGAGTGGAATGACTCACCAAATAATTAAAGAGAAGCCGTACGCTTGCAATCAGTGCGACTACAAGTCTCTTTACAGTTCCGAATTACGAGAACACCAAAGGACACATACTGAGAAGCTTTTCATGTGTAGCTCCTGTGATTACAAATGCAGTGCAAAATCACGCTTAAATAGACATCAGATGGTACACACTGGATATAAACCCTACAAATGTAGTCAATGCAACTACAAGAGCGCAGATAGTTCAGCCTTACGAAGTCATGAAAGAACACATACTGATGATAAGCCATTTGAGTGTAACCACTGCGGTTACAAATGCAAGGATAAATCACGTTTACGACAACACCAGAAGGTACACACTGGAGAAAAGCCTGAAACAAAAAGCAAATGTAGTCATTGCGACTACAAGTGCAGTAATATTTCACTATTGCGAAGGCATGAAGTCGTTCACACTCGCGAGAAGCGGTTTCATTGTGACCAGTGTGATTACAAATGCAGTCTGAAGAACTACTTACGAGCACACATGATAATTCACACTGAAGCGAAGCCATTTAAATGTAGCCATTGTGACTACAGAAGCAAGCATAAAGGCTACTTACTCGTCCACCAAAGACAACACGAAAAGATGCGTAATGGCGAGAAGCCTATCGAGTGTAACCAGTGTGATTACAAATGCTATGCGAGATCATACTTAAAAAGACATCAGAGAATACACACTGAGGAGAAACCATTTAAATGTAGTAATTGCGACTACAGGTGCAGGCGGAAAGCACACTTACAACTTCACCAAAAAATACACAACAAAGAGAATCCGTACACTTGTAGTCATTGCGACTACAAATGCAGTCTAAGTTCAAGGTTGCGAGACCATATGAAGATACATACTGATGAGAAGCCATTTGAGTGTAAccactgtgactacaaatgCCGTCGGAAAGCACACCTAATACAACACCTGATGACGCATACTAAGGCGAAGCCATTTAAATGTAGCAATTGCGAGTACAGATGTGGGCTGAAATATAACTTGCAAATTCACCAAAGGGTACACACTAAAGAGAAGCCATACAGCTGTAGTCATTGCGACTACAAGTGCAGTCATAGTTCAGCTTTACGAGAGCATGTGACTACACATACTGGTGAGAAGCCATTTGAGTGTAACCACTGTGGCTACAAATGCAATCGGAAATCTGTGCTAATAAAACACCTGATAACGCATACTGAGGCAAAGCCATTTAAATGTAGCTATTGCGACTATAGGTGCAAGCAGAAAGATTACTTACGAGTTCACGAAAGAGTGCACACTAAAGAGAAGCCTTATACTTGTAGTCATTGTGATTACAAATGCAGTGACAGCTCAAGCATATCACGTCACCGGAAGAGGTGTAAAGTCAGAAAGGCGAAGCCTAACCAGTAG